One Streptomyces sp. L2 genomic window carries:
- a CDS encoding polymorphic toxin-type HINT domain-containing protein, whose translation MPPAAAGPTPSLGLSYDSGSIDGQTATTNNQGTSVGEGFGLTESYIERSYGSCDDDGHADVFDQCWKYDNASLVLNGSSTQLIKDDKTGTWHLADDDASTVTRSTGADNGDDDGEYWTVITGDGTKYVFGLDKLDGATTQRTNSVWTVPVFGDDSGEPGYSKGDTFADRSLTQAWRWNLDYVEDTRGNAATYWYTKESNYYKKNKAAKASASYTRGGYLTRIEYGLRKGALFTDKADAKVTFDHAERCTASDCSSLTKDTADNWPDVPFDAICSKDDTDCRAETPSFFSRKRLTGINTYSYNAATAAYDPVDSWVLTQRYLDGGDIGDSSDQVLTLTSIKHTGKAGEKSVVLDPVSFTYQMRPNRVDATDDILPLTRPRISTVTSETGAITTVTLSSPECTRSKVLDAAPDSNARSCYPQFWHINGAEDAAIDWFNKYRVLAVDVADQAAGNDAVEYAYDYSGAAWHYSDDPFTPKDERTWSDWRGYQKVTAWTGATAVTRSKTVSLYMQGMDGDKKKDGTTKSVSVAPLLDTDVDFGPAVDRDRYKGVLRQQVTYNGNQPIASTFNNYTYRQTAVQTVPDAAGRLALWVRPTTTYTSTYLTGSKTWRSRATNQHYDTLGMVTSSDDYGQVGKGGDETCTRTWYARNSGLGITSLVSRKRTVAQPCTVTDSKLGLPASSSTRGDVLLDVAAVFDNPKAAGWSAAQKPTKDELTWMGRVTGYAVTADTAGERLPTGWQTVANASYDPLGRLLSETNAAGHTTSIAYTPVDAGPLTKTISTDAKGYRSVNFLDPRRGLALRSYDINLKKTENSYDALGRLTAVWTPDRSRGAGDAASEIFTYHPGNTKPSWVSTSTLKKDGVTYNTGYALYDSLLRPIQTQSPTPQGGRLLTDRRYDTRGLAYETHADIFDTTSTPNGTYTRVSSGEAPRQTETVFDGAGRATSSTLYVFGVKKWSTTTSYTGDSTATTALDGGSAKRTITDVRGQATETREYASVSPADTAFGTGPGASYTSVKFTYAPDGKQASVTGPDGAKWSYGYDLFGRQTSADDPDKGKATAEYNALDQVTKTTDSRGTSLLTAYDELGRPTGTWTGSKTDANQQTAYTYDTVLKGLPTTSTRYVGGKTGAAYTREITQYDTLGRPTATELRLPDSDPFVKAGVPSTLAHETYYNIDGTQQYEKEPALGGLESEIIEFRYDDLGDLTSMPGYLRNATYSALGQPEQLTSGTGGEGTKDVYVTNTYEAGTGRLARSHVTDQTHPYMLQDLNYTYDQTGNVTEINDPTTLGGHTSADTQCFTYDAHQRLTEAWTPASQNCTDTRDTATLTGPAPYWTSYTYNTAGQRLTETAHTGTGDKHTTYCYTSTTQPHTLTGTTTKSDCTSPERSYSYYATGNTKTRPGSSAGQELIWSPEGKLTKLTEAGTSTDYIYDAGGNLLIRSTQDGERVLYDGATELHLRADGTTWAQRYYSAAGITAAMRSNQTGHEKLTFLTGDRHGTSSLALTPDTAQTYTKRYTTPFGADRGTPAYGPWPDDKGFLGKTRDTNTGLTHIGAREYDPTIGQFLSTDPLLSPNDVQSLNGYSYAANNPTTASDPTGLKPVSTCDRGCTDGTDTYRDWFSPNSDGTWGYHWENDHYLYDSQNRVHSIVKRGSDQPTVGTKVTYNHYPVTALTLAIKMVVPDIGEWKACAGNPGLNSHCGWAATDLPLPTKYFKALKLLKLKKLKRAEEAGEAVEDAAGDVADAGKTARHGEPEGTGCSFTPDTPVLMDHGKTKPIAEIKPGDKVEAADPATGKHRNPHTVTATHVNHDYDLIDLRIRRTDGTTATVHTNAKHPFWDDTLHTWVPAGQLQPGHALNTATNHHVRVAAVTVRPGDRDMYNLTVDTLHTYYVLAGATPVLVHNCGEVAVDTNAVTDALSGARTAEVDAALAGRAPVLSPTAHRELLEGGHSADAIGSWLSERGGRMGPASTSEGVASLQARLRGMWKGKSFNPMIADDDASVLHSAIQDGLPIITNDKRFYKNIERLGYSSERY comes from the coding sequence ATGCCGCCGGCTGCAGCCGGCCCGACGCCGTCGCTGGGGTTGTCGTACGACTCCGGCAGCATTGACGGCCAGACGGCGACGACCAACAATCAGGGCACGTCCGTCGGTGAGGGCTTCGGTCTCACGGAGTCCTACATCGAGCGCAGTTACGGCTCGTGTGACGACGACGGTCACGCGGATGTCTTCGATCAGTGCTGGAAGTACGACAACGCCAGTCTGGTCCTGAACGGCAGTTCCACCCAGCTGATCAAGGACGACAAGACCGGCACGTGGCACCTCGCCGATGACGACGCATCAACTGTGACGCGGTCCACGGGCGCGGACAACGGCGACGACGACGGCGAGTACTGGACCGTCATCACCGGGGACGGCACGAAGTACGTGTTCGGTCTGGACAAGCTGGACGGCGCGACCACGCAGCGCACCAACTCGGTGTGGACCGTCCCGGTGTTCGGCGACGACTCCGGCGAGCCCGGCTATTCCAAGGGCGACACCTTCGCGGACCGGTCCCTGACGCAGGCATGGCGGTGGAACCTGGACTATGTCGAGGACACCCGCGGGAACGCGGCCACGTACTGGTACACGAAGGAGTCGAACTACTACAAGAAGAACAAGGCGGCCAAGGCGAGCGCCTCGTACACGCGGGGCGGGTATCTGACCCGGATCGAGTACGGGCTGCGCAAGGGCGCATTGTTCACGGACAAGGCGGATGCGAAGGTCACCTTCGACCACGCCGAGCGGTGCACGGCCTCGGACTGTTCCAGTCTGACGAAGGACACGGCGGACAACTGGCCGGACGTGCCGTTCGACGCGATCTGCTCCAAGGACGACACTGACTGCCGTGCCGAGACCCCCTCGTTCTTTTCTCGTAAGCGTCTGACGGGGATCAATACCTACTCGTACAACGCCGCCACGGCTGCCTATGATCCGGTGGACTCCTGGGTCCTGACCCAGCGGTATCTCGATGGTGGGGACATCGGTGACAGTTCCGACCAGGTACTGACGCTGACGTCGATCAAACACACCGGGAAGGCCGGTGAGAAGAGCGTCGTACTGGACCCGGTGTCCTTCACGTATCAGATGCGCCCGAACCGGGTCGACGCTACGGACGACATCCTGCCGCTGACCCGCCCGAGGATCTCCACGGTCACCTCGGAGACCGGTGCGATCACGACGGTGACCCTGTCGTCGCCGGAGTGCACGCGCAGCAAGGTTCTGGACGCGGCCCCGGACTCAAACGCCCGTTCGTGCTATCCGCAGTTCTGGCACATCAACGGCGCCGAAGACGCGGCGATCGACTGGTTCAACAAGTACCGGGTGCTGGCCGTCGACGTCGCCGATCAGGCGGCGGGCAATGACGCGGTCGAGTACGCATATGACTACAGCGGCGCGGCCTGGCACTACAGCGACGACCCGTTCACCCCGAAGGACGAGCGGACCTGGTCGGACTGGCGCGGCTACCAGAAGGTCACCGCCTGGACCGGTGCGACCGCGGTGACCCGCTCCAAGACGGTCTCTCTGTACATGCAGGGCATGGACGGCGACAAGAAGAAGGACGGCACCACCAAGTCGGTGAGCGTGGCCCCGCTGTTGGACACGGACGTCGACTTCGGCCCCGCCGTCGACCGCGACCGCTACAAAGGTGTGCTGCGCCAGCAGGTCACCTACAACGGCAACCAGCCCATCGCCAGCACCTTCAACAACTACACCTACCGGCAGACGGCCGTACAGACGGTCCCGGACGCGGCCGGCCGGCTCGCGCTGTGGGTCCGCCCGACCACGACGTACACCAGCACCTACCTGACCGGTTCGAAGACCTGGCGCAGCCGGGCCACCAACCAGCACTACGACACCCTCGGCATGGTCACCTCGTCCGACGACTACGGGCAGGTCGGCAAGGGCGGCGACGAGACCTGCACCCGCACCTGGTACGCCCGCAACTCCGGCCTCGGCATCACCAGCCTCGTCTCCCGTAAGCGGACAGTCGCACAGCCGTGCACGGTGACCGACAGCAAACTCGGCCTTCCCGCGTCTTCCAGCACTCGCGGTGACGTCCTGTTGGACGTGGCCGCTGTCTTCGACAACCCGAAGGCCGCGGGATGGTCAGCGGCGCAGAAACCGACCAAGGACGAGCTCACTTGGATGGGCCGGGTCACCGGATACGCGGTCACGGCGGACACCGCGGGTGAGCGCCTGCCGACAGGGTGGCAGACGGTAGCCAATGCCTCGTACGATCCGCTCGGCCGCCTCCTGTCGGAGACGAATGCGGCGGGTCACACTACATCCATCGCGTACACACCGGTCGACGCGGGCCCGCTGACCAAGACCATCTCCACCGACGCCAAGGGCTACCGGTCGGTCAATTTCCTCGATCCGCGGCGCGGCTTGGCCCTGCGCAGCTACGACATCAATCTGAAGAAGACCGAAAACTCTTACGACGCTCTGGGGCGCCTCACAGCGGTCTGGACACCAGACCGGAGCCGAGGCGCCGGCGACGCGGCCAGCGAGATTTTCACCTACCACCCGGGCAACACCAAACCGTCCTGGGTGTCGACCTCGACACTGAAGAAGGACGGCGTCACCTACAACACCGGCTACGCGCTGTACGACTCGCTCCTGCGCCCGATACAGACGCAGTCGCCGACCCCGCAGGGCGGCCGTCTGCTGACCGACAGGCGGTACGACACTCGCGGTCTGGCGTACGAGACGCACGCGGACATCTTCGACACCACCAGTACACCGAACGGCACCTACACCCGTGTCAGTTCCGGTGAGGCCCCGAGACAGACGGAGACCGTGTTCGACGGGGCGGGCCGTGCCACGTCCAGCACTCTGTACGTGTTCGGGGTGAAGAAGTGGTCCACGACCACCAGCTACACCGGTGACTCCACGGCCACCACAGCCCTGGACGGCGGCTCGGCCAAGCGGACGATCACCGACGTGCGGGGCCAGGCTACGGAGACGCGCGAATACGCGTCGGTGAGTCCGGCGGACACTGCGTTCGGCACCGGCCCCGGGGCCTCGTACACGTCGGTGAAGTTCACGTACGCGCCCGACGGCAAGCAGGCGTCGGTCACCGGCCCGGACGGCGCGAAGTGGTCCTACGGATATGACCTGTTCGGTCGGCAGACCAGCGCCGACGACCCCGACAAGGGCAAGGCGACCGCCGAGTACAACGCGCTCGACCAGGTCACCAAGACCACCGACTCCCGTGGCACGTCGCTCCTGACCGCCTACGACGAACTCGGCCGGCCCACGGGCACCTGGACGGGTTCGAAGACGGACGCCAACCAGCAGACCGCCTACACCTACGACACGGTCCTCAAGGGCCTACCCACCACGTCCACCCGCTACGTCGGCGGCAAGACCGGGGCCGCCTACACCCGGGAGATCACCCAGTACGACACCCTGGGCCGGCCCACCGCGACCGAGCTGCGTCTGCCGGACAGTGACCCGTTCGTCAAGGCGGGCGTGCCGTCCACACTGGCGCACGAGACGTACTACAACATCGACGGCACTCAGCAGTACGAGAAGGAACCCGCACTCGGCGGCCTTGAGTCGGAGATCATCGAGTTCCGGTACGACGACCTGGGTGATCTGACCTCGATGCCCGGCTACCTGCGGAATGCGACCTACTCCGCCCTCGGCCAGCCCGAACAGCTCACCTCGGGCACCGGAGGTGAGGGCACCAAGGACGTCTACGTCACCAACACCTACGAAGCAGGCACCGGCCGCCTGGCCCGCAGCCATGTCACGGACCAGACCCACCCGTACATGCTGCAGGACCTCAACTACACCTACGACCAGACCGGCAACGTCACCGAGATCAACGACCCCACCACCCTCGGCGGCCACACCAGCGCCGACACCCAGTGCTTCACCTACGACGCCCACCAGCGCCTCACCGAAGCCTGGACCCCCGCATCCCAGAACTGTACCGACACCCGCGACACCGCCACCCTGACCGGCCCGGCCCCGTACTGGACCAGCTACACCTACAACACCGCCGGACAACGCCTCACCGAAACCGCCCACACCGGCACCGGCGACAAACACACCACCTACTGCTACACCAGCACCACCCAGCCCCACACCCTCACCGGCACCACCACCAAGAGCGACTGCACCAGCCCCGAGCGCTCGTACAGCTACTACGCCACGGGCAACACCAAGACACGTCCCGGAAGCTCCGCCGGACAAGAACTCATCTGGTCGCCCGAAGGCAAGCTGACCAAGCTCACTGAAGCCGGCACCTCGACCGACTACATCTACGACGCGGGCGGCAACCTGCTGATCCGCTCCACCCAGGACGGCGAACGCGTCCTCTACGACGGCGCAACCGAACTCCACCTCCGCGCCGACGGCACCACCTGGGCCCAGCGCTACTACTCCGCCGCCGGCATCACCGCGGCCATGCGCTCCAACCAGACCGGCCACGAGAAGCTCACCTTCCTCACGGGCGACCGGCACGGCACCTCCAGCCTCGCCCTCACCCCCGACACCGCCCAGACCTACACCAAGCGCTACACCACCCCCTTCGGCGCCGACCGAGGCACGCCCGCCTACGGCCCATGGCCCGACGACAAGGGCTTCCTCGGCAAAACCCGCGACACAAACACCGGCCTCACCCACATCGGCGCCCGCGAATACGACCCCACCATCGGTCAATTCCTCAGCACCGACCCACTCCTCTCCCCGAACGACGTCCAAAGCCTCAACGGCTACAGCTACGCCGCCAACAACCCCACCACCGCCAGCGACCCCACGGGACTCAAGCCGGTCTCCACCTGCGACAGGGGATGTACAGACGGCACCGACACCTACCGGGACTGGTTTAGCCCGAACAGCGACGGAACCTGGGGCTATCACTGGGAGAACGACCACTACCTCTACGACTCGCAGAACCGAGTCCACAGCATCGTCAAGCGGGGCAGCGACCAGCCAACTGTCGGCACGAAGGTCACGTACAACCACTACCCCGTAACGGCCCTCACGCTGGCCATCAAGATGGTCGTCCCGGACATCGGCGAGTGGAAGGCATGCGCCGGTAATCCCGGCCTGAATTCCCATTGCGGCTGGGCCGCGACGGACCTGCCGCTCCCCACCAAGTACTTCAAAGCTCTCAAGCTGCTCAAGCTGAAGAAGCTGAAGCGAGCCGAGGAAGCAGGCGAGGCGGTCGAGGACGCGGCCGGCGACGTTGCCGACGCGGGCAAAACGGCACGCCATGGTGAGCCCGAGGGCACCGGGTGCAGCTTCACCCCGGACACCCCGGTCCTCATGGATCACGGCAAGACGAAACCGATCGCCGAGATCAAACCCGGCGACAAGGTAGAAGCCGCTGACCCCGCCACCGGCAAGCACAGGAACCCGCACACCGTCACCGCGACCCACGTCAACCATGACTACGACCTCATAGACCTCCGCATCCGCCGCACGGACGGGACCACCGCCACCGTCCACACCAACGCCAAACACCCCTTCTGGGACGACACCCTCCATACCTGGGTCCCCGCCGGCCAACTCCAGCCTGGCCACGCCCTCAACACCGCCACCAACCACCATGTACGCGTCGCCGCAGTCACGGTCCGCCCCGGCGACCGTGACATGTACAACCTGACCGTTGACACCCTCCACACGTACTATGTGCTGGCGGGGGCCACGCCGGTCCTGGTTCACAATTGCGGCGAGGTGGCAGTCGACACGAATGCGGTGACGGATGCCCTCTCGGGCGCAAGGACCGCTGAAGTAGATGCCGCCTTGGCGGGGCGTGCCCCGGTGCTTTCGCCGACTGCTCATCGCGAACTACTCGAAGGTGGACACTCGGCAGATGCCATTGGTAGCTGGTTGTCGGAGCGGGGAGGACGCATGGGACCGGCTTCCACCAGCGAAGGCGTTGCTTCGCTCCAGGCTCGCCTCAGGGGCATGTGGAAGGGTAAGTCATTCAATCCGATGATTGCCGACGACGATGCTTCGGTCTTGCATTCGGCGATACAGGATGGATTGCCGATCATTACAAACGACAAGAGATTCTATAAGAATATCGAAAGACTCGGATATTCGAGCGAGCGATATTAG
- a CDS encoding winged helix-turn-helix domain-containing protein, which yields MRFGAAEMFEQGVRPPEAARRLRVSRKSAYAWHAAWRKGGRAALVSKGAGGFPCQLSDGQAERLQVGLEAGPAAHGWMEDQRWTLARVAELIHRLFGYQYTPRGVSYLLHRLGWSPQVPAHRAVERDEQPVARWRTEQWSRVRGRPSSWARG from the coding sequence GTGCGCTTCGGGGCCGCGGAGATGTTCGAGCAGGGGGTGCGGCCGCCGGAGGCGGCCCGCCGGTTACGAGTGTCGCGGAAGTCGGCGTACGCCTGGCACGCTGCCTGGCGCAAGGGCGGCAGAGCGGCTCTGGTGTCCAAGGGGGCCGGCGGCTTTCCGTGTCAGCTCAGTGACGGCCAGGCGGAACGCCTGCAGGTCGGGTTGGAGGCTGGCCCGGCCGCGCACGGCTGGATGGAGGATCAGCGGTGGACCCTTGCCAGGGTCGCGGAGCTGATCCATCGCCTGTTCGGCTACCAGTACACCCCGCGTGGGGTGTCGTATCTGCTGCACCGGCTGGGCTGGTCGCCGCAGGTGCCCGCGCACCGGGCGGTCGAACGCGACGAGCAACCGGTCGCGCGGTGGCGGACGGAGCAGTGGTCGCGGGTAAGAGGACGGCCCAGCTCCTGGGCGCGTGGATAG
- a CDS encoding IS630 family transposase: protein MADGAVVAGKRTAQLLGAWIVFEDEAGQDLKPAKGRTWSRRGRTPVIKVTGKGSGRVLMAGMICLRPGRETRLIYRTQTYRGRTGEKKGFRAREFAALLTDTHRRLGAPLIVVWDNASTHHAKALREFCDRNSDWLIIVKLPPYAPDLNPVEGVWAHVKKSLANPAPRAIEDLTPLVKNRLRGIQRRPEVLDGLIAETGLAPEPP from the coding sequence GTGGCGGACGGAGCAGTGGTCGCGGGTAAGAGGACGGCCCAGCTCCTGGGCGCGTGGATAGTCTTCGAGGACGAGGCCGGGCAGGACCTGAAGCCAGCGAAGGGCCGTACGTGGTCCCGGCGTGGCCGGACTCCGGTGATCAAGGTGACGGGGAAGGGCTCGGGCCGGGTCCTGATGGCCGGGATGATCTGCCTCAGACCGGGCCGCGAGACCCGTCTGATCTACCGGACGCAGACATATCGAGGCCGTACGGGCGAGAAGAAGGGCTTCAGGGCTCGCGAGTTCGCCGCCCTTCTCACCGATACCCACCGACGACTCGGGGCGCCGCTGATCGTGGTGTGGGACAACGCCAGCACCCACCACGCCAAGGCCCTGCGGGAGTTCTGCGACCGCAACAGCGACTGGCTCATCATCGTCAAGCTCCCGCCCTACGCGCCCGACCTCAATCCCGTCGAAGGTGTCTGGGCCCATGTGAAGAAGTCCCTGGCCAACCCTGCACCCCGCGCGATCGAAGACCTCACTCCGCTCGTGAAGAACCGACTACGCGGCATCCAACGTCGACCCGAGGTCCTCGACGGACTTATCGCCGAGACCGGACTGGCGCCGGAGCCCCCGTAA